One region of Flavobacterium sp. GSB-24 genomic DNA includes:
- a CDS encoding DUF6252 family protein: MKKYFYFLPLIFLLTSCTEDIRFNNPAFQTLKDNVFWRAQSYKSGTETTGIFVVEGSLGYEKISFQLPAPSQKTYILGVDDVTKATFKNTYPGQEEEFTTGEGKGSGQIIVTEYNTIDKTISGTFKFTAINVNNGAEKKEIHFTEGVFYKIPVELDPKFTID, translated from the coding sequence ATGAAAAAATACTTTTACTTTTTACCACTTATATTTTTACTAACATCATGCACAGAGGATATTAGGTTTAATAATCCTGCTTTTCAAACTTTAAAAGATAATGTTTTTTGGAGGGCTCAGAGCTATAAGTCGGGAACAGAAACAACTGGAATTTTTGTTGTTGAAGGTTCTTTGGGTTATGAAAAAATAAGTTTTCAGCTCCCTGCACCATCTCAAAAAACATATATTTTGGGTGTAGATGATGTTACAAAAGCGACATTTAAAAATACTTATCCAGGACAAGAAGAAGAATTTACTACTGGAGAAGGCAAAGGCAGTGGGCAAATTATAGTTACAGAATACAATACTATTGATAAGACAATTTCGGGTACATTTAAATTTACAGCCATTAATGTAAATAATGGTGCTGAAAAAAAAGAAATACATTTTACAGAAGGTGTTTTCTATAAAATCCCCGTTGAACTAGATCCTAAATTTACCATAGATTAA
- a CDS encoding RNA-binding protein, with protein MNIFVGSLPFSIEEADLRESFEAYGTVDSVKIITDKFTGRSKGFGFVEMPNDSEAQKAIDELNGAVVSGRTIVVNKSEPKPEGERRSFNNNRGGDSRGSYGNNRGGNDRGNRGGY; from the coding sequence ATGAATATTTTTGTTGGAAGCCTTCCATTCAGTATTGAGGAAGCAGATTTAAGAGAGTCTTTTGAGGCTTATGGAACAGTTGACTCTGTTAAAATTATTACTGATAAATTTACTGGAAGAAGTAAAGGCTTTGGTTTTGTTGAAATGCCAAATGATAGCGAAGCTCAGAAAGCTATCGACGAATTGAACGGTGCTGTTGTTTCAGGACGTACAATCGTTGTTAATAAGTCTGAGCCAAAACCAGAAGGCGAAAGAAGAAGTTTTAATAACAACCGTGGAGGAGACTCTCGTGGAAGTTATGGAAACAACCGTGGAGGAAATGACCGCGGAAACAGAGGAGGATATTAA
- the leuB gene encoding 3-isopropylmalate dehydrogenase, whose product MKLNIALLAGDGIGPEVINEAVKVSDAIAKKFGHEITWKPALTGAAAIDAVGEPYPDATHEICKNADAVLFGAIGHPKYDNDPSAPVRPEQGLLKMRKALGLFANVRPTFTFPSLLDKSPLKRERIEGTDLVFLRELTGGIYFGEKGRRDNGDTAFDNCVYTRAEVQRLAKKGFELAMTRSKKLCCVDKANVLETSRLWRETVQAMEKDYPEVEVSYEFVDAVAMRLVQWPNSYDVLITENLFGDILTDEASVISGSMGLMPSASMGAEVSLFEPIHGSYPQATGLNIANPMATILSAAMMFENFGLMEEGKAMRDAVNKALEAGVVTEDLANGGKAYGTKEVGDWLAANV is encoded by the coding sequence ATGAAATTAAACATAGCCCTTTTAGCCGGAGACGGAATCGGACCAGAAGTAATAAATGAAGCTGTAAAAGTATCTGATGCTATTGCAAAAAAATTCGGACATGAAATCACTTGGAAACCAGCTTTAACTGGAGCTGCTGCAATTGATGCAGTAGGCGAACCTTATCCAGATGCAACACACGAAATTTGCAAAAATGCTGATGCAGTTCTTTTTGGAGCAATCGGCCACCCTAAATACGATAATGATCCTTCTGCACCTGTAAGACCAGAACAAGGTTTGTTAAAAATGCGTAAAGCGTTAGGTTTGTTCGCAAACGTTAGACCAACTTTTACATTCCCTTCGTTATTAGATAAATCTCCATTAAAAAGAGAAAGAATCGAAGGAACTGACTTAGTTTTCTTAAGAGAATTAACTGGCGGTATTTACTTTGGTGAAAAAGGAAGAAGAGACAATGGCGATACTGCATTTGACAACTGTGTTTACACAAGAGCTGAAGTGCAGCGTTTGGCTAAAAAAGGTTTCGAATTAGCAATGACACGTTCTAAAAAATTATGCTGCGTTGACAAAGCTAACGTTCTAGAAACTTCACGTTTATGGAGAGAAACAGTTCAGGCAATGGAAAAAGATTATCCAGAAGTTGAAGTGAGCTACGAATTTGTTGATGCGGTTGCTATGCGTTTAGTACAATGGCCAAACTCTTATGATGTATTGATTACTGAAAACTTATTTGGAGATATTTTAACAGATGAAGCTTCTGTAATTTCTGGCTCAATGGGATTAATGCCTTCTGCTTCTATGGGAGCTGAAGTATCTTTGTTTGAACCTATTCACGGTTCTTACCCGCAAGCTACAGGATTAAACATAGCAAACCCAATGGCTACTATTTTATCTGCTGCTATGATGTTCGAAAATTTCGGATTGATGGAAGAAGGAAAAGCAATGAGAGATGCAGTAAACAAGGCTCTAGAAGCTGGAGTAGTTACCGAAGATCTAGCTAATGGAGGAAAAGCATACGGCACTAAAGAAGTTGGTGACTGGTTAGCTGCGAATGTATAA
- a CDS encoding alpha-isopropylmalate synthase regulatory domain-containing protein: protein MEKRKIEIMDTTLRDGEQTSGVSFSAAEKLTIAQLLLEELNIDRIEIASARVSEGEFQAVKGITSWAEERGYIDRIEVLSFVDGGVSIDWMKKAGAKVQNLLTKGSMNHLTHQLKKTPEQHFSEIAQIIALAKENNIETNVYLEDWSNGMRNSPDYVFQFLDFLSTQPVKRILLPDTLGVLIPSLTFEFISKIRAKYPQIHFDFHAHNDYDLSIANVMEAIKAGVNGLHVTVNGMGERAGNAPLESTVAVINDYLPEVSINIKETSLYTVSKLVETFTGYRIPANKPIVGDNVFTQTAGIHADGDNKNNLYFNDLLPERFGRKRKYALGKTSGKANIEKNLQELGLKLNNEDLKLVTQRIIELGDKKETVTKEDLPYIISDVLDSHTYEEKIKIESYILVHSKGMRPSTTLCLKFGEEIIEENAQGDGQFDAFMNALSKIYKSKKLTLPKLIDYAVRIPPGSSSDALCETIITWVNNGKEFKTRGLDSDQTVAAIIATQKMLNVIA, encoded by the coding sequence ATGGAAAAAAGAAAAATTGAAATAATGGATACGACGCTTCGTGATGGTGAACAGACCTCAGGAGTATCTTTTTCTGCTGCAGAAAAACTAACCATTGCGCAATTATTGCTGGAAGAACTAAATATTGATAGAATCGAAATTGCTTCGGCGCGCGTGAGCGAAGGAGAATTTCAAGCCGTAAAAGGCATTACTTCGTGGGCTGAAGAACGCGGTTATATTGACAGAATCGAAGTGCTTTCATTTGTTGACGGAGGTGTTTCAATTGATTGGATGAAAAAAGCCGGCGCTAAAGTGCAGAATTTGTTAACAAAAGGTTCAATGAACCACTTAACACATCAATTAAAAAAGACACCAGAACAGCATTTTTCTGAAATCGCTCAAATCATAGCTTTAGCTAAAGAAAACAATATTGAAACGAATGTTTATCTGGAAGACTGGAGCAACGGAATGCGAAATTCTCCTGATTATGTTTTTCAATTCCTGGATTTTCTATCCACGCAGCCCGTAAAAAGAATTTTACTTCCCGATACTTTAGGTGTTTTAATTCCGTCTTTGACTTTTGAATTTATTTCGAAAATTAGAGCAAAATATCCTCAAATTCATTTTGATTTTCATGCTCATAACGACTACGATTTAAGTATCGCTAATGTTATGGAAGCCATAAAAGCTGGAGTAAACGGACTTCACGTTACGGTAAACGGAATGGGAGAACGTGCTGGAAACGCACCCCTTGAAAGTACTGTTGCTGTTATAAACGATTATCTGCCAGAAGTAAGCATTAATATTAAAGAGACATCTTTATATACGGTCAGTAAATTAGTGGAAACTTTTACAGGTTATAGAATTCCTGCCAATAAGCCAATTGTCGGCGATAATGTTTTTACACAAACAGCTGGAATACACGCCGATGGAGACAATAAAAACAATTTATATTTTAATGATTTACTTCCAGAACGTTTTGGAAGAAAAAGAAAATATGCTCTCGGAAAAACTTCTGGAAAAGCCAATATCGAAAAAAATCTTCAGGAATTAGGTTTAAAACTAAACAATGAAGATCTAAAATTGGTTACCCAAAGAATTATCGAATTGGGCGACAAAAAAGAAACTGTAACTAAGGAAGACCTTCCATACATTATTTCAGATGTTTTGGACAGTCATACTTACGAAGAAAAAATAAAAATTGAGTCCTATATATTAGTACACTCAAAGGGAATGCGTCCATCGACCACTTTGTGTTTAAAATTTGGCGAGGAAATCATCGAAGAAAATGCACAGGGAGACGGTCAGTTTGATGCTTTTATGAATGCTTTATCCAAAATCTATAAAAGCAAAAAATTAACGCTCCCAAAATTAATTGATTATGCAGTAAGAATCCCGCCAGGAAGTAGTTCTGATGCGTTGTGCGAAACCATCATTACATGGGTTAACAACGGAAAAGAATTCAAAACCCGCGGATTAGACTCTGATCAAACCGTTGCAGCGATTATTGCAACACAGAAAATGCTTAACGTAATAGCCTAA
- the leuD gene encoding 3-isopropylmalate dehydratase small subunit: MAYDKFNILTSSAVPLPIENVDTDQIIPARFLKATKREGFGDNLFRDWRYNGDDTPKADFVLNDSTYSGKILVGGKNFGSGSSREHAAWAVYDYGFRAVVSSFFADIFKGNCLNIGVLPVQISPEFLENIFKAIEADPKTELEINLPEQTITLLSTGQQESFAINGYKKNNMINGFDDIDYLQDMKEDIKAFADKLPY, encoded by the coding sequence ATGGCATACGATAAATTTAATATACTTACCAGCAGTGCAGTGCCACTGCCAATTGAGAACGTTGATACAGATCAAATTATTCCAGCTCGTTTCTTAAAAGCTACAAAACGTGAAGGTTTTGGAGACAATCTTTTTAGAGACTGGAGATACAACGGAGACGATACTCCAAAAGCAGATTTCGTTTTAAATGATTCAACTTACTCTGGAAAAATCCTTGTGGGAGGAAAAAACTTCGGTTCAGGATCTTCTAGAGAGCATGCTGCTTGGGCAGTTTACGATTACGGATTTAGAGCTGTAGTTTCTAGTTTCTTTGCTGACATCTTCAAAGGAAACTGTTTAAATATTGGTGTTTTACCAGTACAAATCAGTCCCGAGTTTTTGGAAAATATCTTCAAAGCGATTGAAGCTGATCCTAAAACAGAATTAGAAATCAATCTTCCAGAACAGACTATTACTTTATTGTCAACTGGTCAGCAAGAATCTTTTGCTATTAACGGTTACAAAAAGAACAATATGATTAATGGCTTTGATGACATTGATTATTTACAAGATATGAAAGAAGATATTAAAGCTTTCGCTGATAAACTTCCTTACTAA
- the leuC gene encoding 3-isopropylmalate dehydratase large subunit, with protein MSKTLFDKVWDSHVVRKIEDGPDVFFIDRHFIHEVTSPVAFLGLKSRGVNVLYPERTFATADHNTPTINQHLPVQDPLSANQLKALEDNAIEYGISHWGLGHQKNGIVHVVGPENGITLPGATIVCGDSHTSTHGAFGAIAFGIGTSEVEMVLSTQCIMQPKPKKMRINVNGQLSKGVGPKDVALYIIAQLTTSGGTGYFVEYAGDVFENMTMEGRMTVCNLSIEMGARGGMIAPDQTTFDFLEGRLYAPKGEAWTKAVEYWKTLKTDADAVFDAELNIKAEDIEPMITYGTNPGMGIGITKHIPNANQVEGGEETYKKSLAYMGFHEDDVMIGKPIDYVFLGSCTNGRIEDFRAFAEIVKGRKKADNVTAWLVPGSHVVEAQIKEEGILDILTEAGFVLRQPGCSACLAMNDDKVPAGKYAVSTSNRNFEGRQGPGSRTLLASPIMAAAAAVTGKLTDPRELF; from the coding sequence ATGAGTAAGACATTATTTGACAAAGTATGGGATTCACATGTAGTGCGTAAAATTGAAGATGGACCAGATGTGTTTTTTATTGACCGCCATTTCATTCACGAAGTTACGAGTCCTGTTGCTTTTTTAGGATTAAAATCAAGAGGCGTTAACGTACTATATCCAGAACGTACTTTTGCAACTGCAGATCACAATACACCAACCATAAACCAACATTTACCAGTTCAGGATCCGCTTTCTGCTAATCAGCTTAAAGCTCTTGAAGACAATGCAATCGAATACGGAATTTCTCACTGGGGATTAGGTCATCAAAAAAATGGAATTGTACACGTAGTTGGTCCTGAAAACGGAATTACTTTGCCAGGTGCTACTATTGTATGCGGGGATTCACATACGTCTACTCACGGTGCTTTTGGAGCTATTGCTTTTGGTATCGGAACTTCTGAGGTTGAAATGGTGCTTTCTACTCAATGTATTATGCAGCCTAAACCAAAGAAAATGCGTATCAACGTAAACGGTCAATTAAGCAAAGGTGTTGGTCCAAAAGACGTTGCACTTTATATTATCGCTCAATTAACTACTTCCGGAGGAACAGGATATTTTGTTGAATATGCTGGTGATGTTTTTGAAAACATGACTATGGAAGGTCGTATGACTGTTTGTAACTTAAGTATCGAAATGGGTGCTCGCGGCGGAATGATCGCTCCTGACCAAACTACTTTCGATTTCCTTGAAGGAAGATTATATGCTCCTAAAGGTGAAGCTTGGACAAAAGCTGTTGAATATTGGAAAACTCTTAAAACGGATGCTGATGCCGTGTTTGATGCTGAATTAAACATTAAAGCGGAAGATATCGAACCAATGATTACTTACGGTACAAACCCAGGAATGGGAATTGGTATTACAAAACATATTCCGAATGCCAACCAAGTTGAAGGCGGTGAGGAAACGTATAAAAAATCTTTAGCCTACATGGGCTTCCACGAAGATGATGTGATGATTGGAAAACCAATTGATTATGTTTTCTTAGGAAGTTGTACAAACGGACGTATTGAAGATTTTAGAGCTTTCGCAGAAATTGTAAAAGGAAGAAAAAAAGCAGATAATGTTACCGCTTGGTTAGTTCCGGGTTCTCACGTTGTTGAAGCGCAGATTAAAGAAGAAGGTATTTTGGATATTTTGACAGAAGCTGGTTTCGTATTACGTCAGCCGGGTTGTTCTGCTTGTCTAGCAATGAACGATGACAAAGTTCCTGCTGGGAAATATGCAGTGAGTACTTCAAACAGAAACTTTGAAGGCCGTCAAGGTCCTGGATCAAGAACACTTCTTGCAAGTCCAATTATGGCTGCTGCAGCTGCGGTTACAGGAAAACTAACAGATCCGAGAGAGTTATTTTAA
- a CDS encoding helix-turn-helix transcriptional regulator gives MEKKNNNPEKISSISQFHNLLRLPKPLHPMVSLVDNTQLVINGDLANHAFLLDFYKVSYKFSTNGKMGYGQGYYDFNEGGLLFASPNQLIFTENEEGAEYGGYTLLFNPDFIRNYPLGKSIKKYGFFSYDTNEALHLSDSEKTIIIGLLNSIDTELRNAIDEMSQDVIVSYIDVLLNYSNRFYKRQFITRKTISHDLLIKVEETLDNYINNAETLKEGLPTVDFLASKINVSTHYLSDMLRNLTGQNTQQHIHSKLIEKSKDFLITTDLSVAEIAYQLGFEYPQSFSKLFKKKTNLTPLEFKNSLN, from the coding sequence ATGGAAAAGAAAAACAATAATCCGGAAAAAATCTCTTCTATATCGCAGTTTCATAACCTGCTTCGATTGCCCAAACCGCTTCATCCGATGGTGAGTTTGGTAGACAATACACAATTGGTCATTAATGGAGACTTAGCGAATCATGCCTTTTTACTTGATTTCTATAAGGTATCTTATAAGTTTTCCACTAATGGCAAAATGGGCTACGGTCAAGGCTATTATGATTTTAATGAAGGCGGACTCCTGTTTGCTTCTCCCAATCAGTTAATTTTTACTGAAAATGAAGAAGGTGCTGAATATGGCGGTTATACACTACTTTTTAATCCAGATTTTATTCGAAATTATCCTTTGGGAAAAAGCATCAAAAAATACGGTTTCTTTTCTTATGACACCAACGAAGCACTGCATCTTTCTGACAGCGAAAAAACAATTATTATAGGTTTATTAAACAGTATTGACACTGAACTTCGGAACGCTATAGACGAAATGAGCCAGGATGTAATTGTTTCGTATATTGATGTTTTGCTGAATTACAGTAATCGTTTTTATAAACGTCAATTTATTACCAGAAAAACAATCAGTCATGACTTATTAATCAAAGTTGAAGAAACGCTGGATAATTATATAAATAATGCCGAAACCCTAAAAGAGGGTTTACCAACAGTAGATTTTCTTGCCTCCAAAATTAACGTGTCTACACACTACCTAAGTGACATGCTCCGCAATTTAACCGGACAGAATACACAGCAGCACATTCATTCAAAACTGATTGAAAAATCAAAGGATTTCCTAATTACTACCGATCTTTCAGTCGCAGAAATTGCGTATCAACTGGGTTTTGAATATCCGCAGTCGTTTAGTAAATTATTTAAAAAGAAAACAAACCTTACTCCTCTCGAATTTAAAAATTCATTGAACTAA
- a CDS encoding SDR family oxidoreductase — MKTIFITGASSGLGKATAKLFHEKGWNVIATMRTPEKETELSNLKNVTLLPLDVTDYDQIQNTVQKALEISDIDIVFNNAGYGLIGPLESFSDDQITKQLNTNLLGVIRVTNAFIPYFRERKSGLFISTTSIGGLISFPLGSIYHATKWGLEGWSESMAYELNPFGINIKTVSPGGIKTEFLHGSLDTGAKPEYEAMTKSMFASVDTMFEMASTPEQIADVVYEAATDGKNQLRYVAGEDAKALYKQRLELGAETFRTEFGKQFLGA, encoded by the coding sequence ATGAAAACAATTTTTATCACAGGTGCATCATCAGGTTTAGGAAAAGCAACAGCAAAATTATTCCACGAAAAAGGATGGAATGTAATTGCAACTATGAGAACTCCAGAAAAAGAAACAGAACTTTCTAATTTAAAGAACGTAACGCTATTACCGTTAGACGTTACAGATTACGATCAAATACAAAATACAGTTCAAAAAGCACTTGAAATTAGTGACATCGATATTGTCTTTAACAATGCTGGTTATGGGTTAATTGGCCCTCTAGAAAGCTTTTCAGATGATCAGATCACAAAACAATTGAATACTAATTTATTGGGAGTAATTCGTGTTACAAATGCTTTTATCCCGTATTTCAGAGAAAGAAAAAGCGGATTATTTATTTCAACAACTTCAATTGGCGGATTGATTTCTTTTCCTTTAGGATCAATTTATCACGCAACAAAATGGGGGTTAGAAGGCTGGAGCGAAAGCATGGCTTATGAATTAAATCCATTTGGAATAAATATTAAAACAGTTTCTCCAGGCGGTATTAAAACAGAATTTCTGCATGGCTCTCTTGATACAGGAGCAAAACCCGAATACGAGGCCATGACCAAGAGTATGTTTGCAAGTGTTGACACGATGTTTGAAATGGCATCGACTCCAGAGCAAATTGCCGATGTCGTTTATGAAGCTGCAACTGACGGAAAAAATCAATTAAGATATGTTGCCGGAGAAGACGCAAAAGCACTTTACAAACAACGATTAGAGTTAGGCGCTGAAACTTTCCGTACCGAATTTGGAAAACAGTTTTTGGGTGCGTAA